The following nucleotide sequence is from Vanrija pseudolonga chromosome 4, complete sequence.
GGGCGTAACTGAGTAGAGGGGCTGTTGGCGATCTGTACGTCGGCAGTCGACCTGTGTGGGTTAGCCTCAAAGCTCCTAAGGTCAAACCCACGTCAATTCGGTGCCACTCCTCGCGCCATGCCTCGGGCGCCTCGCCACTGTTGGTCTTCTCCCTCCAGCCCGAAAGCAGGGTGACATACTCGATCCTCTTGTCCTGGAGAAGAGTCTCACGCGCGGCTTCGCGGTGGTCGCGGGCTCCAGGGCCCGTGGTGATACCTCCAACGTCCCAGGGCACAACACCGAGCAGCACCTCCCAGCCCTCACGGCGCGTAGCCTGCTGCTCGGGCTCGGGACTGTCGGTGAACCCTCGGCGGAAGATCTCGCGACGGACGAAGAGCTCGTCCCTGCCCTCCTCGATGAACTCGGCCCAGTCGGCGGCCGTGATCGGGTGGTTGGGAGTCCTGGTGGTCTTGGGAGCTGGACCCCTCGAGGCGTGGGGAATCACCGAGAAGATCCCCAGAGAAGTCTCGTCGGTGCCGCTCTCCGAgcccggccggccggcctgCGCTGCCAGCTCATCGCGGCGCGacttctcgccctcctcggcaacaACGCGAGCCCAACGAGCGAGGTACAGTCTGGCCGACTCAAACTCGCTGGCAACGTCGGGGGCTCTCTGGGAGCCAAGCTTGGGAGTGAGGCGGGACGAGTTCTCCCACTCTCCCGGCGCGTTCACCAGGCTGCGGAAGGCCGGAGGAAGATGAGGCACGACAGGCTTGGCTAACGGGTGGTTGAGAACATTCTGGGCAGTGTGCCTTGCGATGTTGGTGATGCTCGACAAACCGACAAGGAGTGACTCGCGCGGCGAAGCGGTGCCGACAGCAGCAACGAGACTTGGGTACTGCAGGTGCGGTGGGTAGttttgctgctgctcctcttCAGTACCAGACCGGCGGGGTTCCTCGTAGCCTGCCTCGTGAACTTCGCGGTCTGCGCGGCTGGGGTTGATGAGCCAAAGCTCGCCTCCGCGGTTGTTGCTCGCCGTGATGAGGCGGGAGCGGAGGAGGGTTGCGTGTTGACGGAGGACGTTGAGGAAGGGAGGGAAGCCCCaaggtggggtgggagggtCCGAGGATCTTGGGGTAGTCACCAGAGGTGTTTGGTCATCGTGGAAGAAGAGGGTTGGGAGGGAGACACCTCCCTGCAGGCTGGAAGGTTAGCGTCATCTGCCCAAGATCGTAACCTTACTTGAAAGTGGCAGAGCCGTACCAATGTGACAGGCTGGGCTGAGTGGTGTCAGCTGCTAGCCATACAAGAATCTCGGCCTAGCTCACAGGATAGACTAAGATGCTGTAGATGTTGGTGACCGGGATGGAGAAGGCATATTTCTCtcccctcggcgcggggaCCGAAACAAACACGTAGCCTTAGAGAGTCAGCGCACATATTCAATGGCGTAGCACCGCCTTGCCTCCCGAGGGAGCAATTCAAGACGCGCAACCTTCCACACCGGCAGAACTCACCGTCTTCCTCGGTCGGCGTGCCGGTCGGGCGGCCCTCAACGAGCAGATAACTCTGCTGGTCCTCGCTCGACATGCGCATGAACAGCTCGTCGGGGACCCAAACGACGAGGATCTCCTTGGCTGTCGCtgagcgggcgcgcgcgccgtggtcggACGTGTCGCCAGGGTTGCGGGGCACGTCGCggtccacctcgacgaggccgagcatgCCCGAGATGTTGTCGCGCTTCAGCTGCGTCGGGTGGATAGCGACGTGCGACTTGGCGTAGATGAGGCGCGCCTTCTTGTTGCTGTCGTTGGTCGCGGGCGTCGCAGTGccgggcgtcggcgcaccagagccagagccaccgCGCTGGCCCGGGGCAGGGATGTGCTCAAACGACTCGGTCGACGCCCGCGTCGGCTGCTCGCTCGAGCCTTGGCGGAACGGCTGGGAGGGTTAGATGGGGTCAAGGGCGGCATAACGTCGGTGGCGATCCCGAGGGAAGGCGCCCACTCACGTTCTTGTCTGTCCTCGCCATTGTGTTGCCGCTGATCTCTTGTCTTGCCGTGTGCGTGTGTTGAAGAGTGTGCAAGGCTGTCTATGGCTGTCTGGGCAAAGACAAGGGGGCAGACAAGCAATATGTATGCGAGCGTTGGGCGGTGTGAAGATGCGTCGGAAGAGAGGGAGGGCAGACTGGTCGATCCAGTCACTGCGACACGCGCGTCATAATCTCAAGCATCGCCGAGAGACGCTGATGGTGCGTGCGGATCACGTAAATGCGTACCCCATTTTAGTGTTGCAGGGTCTCGGTCCGACAATCTGGGTCAAGGGCCCGGTGATGGACGGACACCCATGACGAcattgccggcgccgacgcgacgcgacgccgacaacaacaacaacaacaccgaCGCTCGATGGTGCCGCAGGCATAAACGACGGTGCGTAGAGCGAGTTGGGGAGCAATGGCACGTGGTTGTCAAACAGCGAGCACAGCGACCGACCGAGATACTAGGTAACGTGCggtgactgactgactgacgaGAGCCAGCACCTTgccacccaccgcccaccaccgcccaccaccaccaccatcaacAACCTTCATTGACAACACGCAAAAAATATTCCTGCCTCTGTTGTGTTAATCAGAGCCTGGCCCCAGTAGACCAGAGTGACTATACCACGTCTAACGACCATAAGGAAGCACAGTTTCAACCAGGCAGTCATCTAGACAGGCCAGACTCAGACACCTAATGAGAACGCTGGCCAGGCCATAGTCGCAGAGCTAGTCATGGCAGTCCTCCACGCGGAGAGAACGCATAACTCTGGGAGCTAACTTGCAGTGACCAGGAGCGGACTCGAACCGAGGACCCCTGGTTTCTAGCTCTAGGCTTAGAAATGCGCAAGTGTCAACAGCCGAGCCAGAACCCGTTGCGAAACGGCGGCACTCATAGACAGGATAGTGATCCTGGCTGGGCCTGCCGGTCGCCTTTGAATGGATCTGAGACAAGTCAGGCGCGGTGCGTCCCTAGCGCATGCTGTGCTTCATTTGGACTCGGTCGCACGCCTATGTGAGTTCTGGTTAGTTGCGCATACAGTTGAGTGCACCGATGcatgcgctcggcgtgggtgTGTGCACGGTCAACTCCATGTGTGGCACATATCATCACCAAACCTACAACCCACCTCGCACTACAACGGCTTCAGCACCACGCTAAACTCTGTAGGTGACGGTCGCAGAAGATACTGCGGCAGCGGCCCAGGTCCACAGCTCGCTGTACCGACCCCAGCGTGCgccttgtcgaggttgaggtACACCTTGTCGCGCGCCTCCAAGTCGGTCGCGTGCATCGCCTTGTCGAGGTCcgccgtcgtccacctcCGCGCCGTGAGGGTAAAGCTCGGTGcaccctcgacgcgcagACCCGCGCCAGAcccgcgcacctcggcccaGCGGACGTCTCCCCTTGCGCCATTCTCCTGGGGATATACGTACGGCGTCTGCATGTCGTCGATCGCGAGGTCGTGTGCGCCGATCTTGCCCGCGCGCTTGGTATCGGGGTAGCTCTCGCCGGGGCCGGCGCCGAACCAGCGCACatgcgacagcgacgacggtaACTCCAGCACCACGCCCAGGCGCGGAATCGTCACGTCCTTCCAGTCGCCCTTGGGGATGACAGCCACATTGAGGCGCAgtccctcgccgtccgacgACCAGCGGTACGTCGTGTGCAGCGCCCgg
It contains:
- the GYP7 gene encoding GTPase-activating protein GYP7 codes for the protein MARTDKNPFRQGSSEQPTRASTESFEHIPAPGQRGGSGSGAPTPGTATPATNDSNKKARLIYAKSHVAIHPTQLKRDNISGMLGLVEVDRDVPRNPGDTSDHGARARSATAKEILVVWVPDELFMRMSSEDQQSYLLVEGRPTGTPTEEDGYVFVSVPAPRGEKYAFSIPVTNIYSILVYPPSLSHWYGSATFNLQGGVSLPTLFFHDDQTPLVTTPRSSDPPTPPWGFPPFLNVLRQHATLLRSRLITASNNRGGELWLINPSRADREVHEAGYEEPRRSGTEEEQQQNYPPHLQYPSLVAAVGTASPRESLLVGLSSITNIARHTAQNVLNHPLAKPVVPHLPPAFRSLVNAPGEWENSSRLTPKLGSQRAPDVASEFESARLYLARWARVVAEEGEKSRRDELAAQAGRPGSESGTDETSLGIFSVIPHASRGPAPKTTRTPNHPITAADWAEFIEEGRDELFVRREIFRRGFTDSPEPEQQATRREGWEVLLGVVPWDVGGITTGPGARDHREAARETLLQDKRIEYVTLLSGWREKTNSGEAPEAWREEWHRIDVDCRRTDRQQPLYSVTPEVAQAGNEEKEGGGAGSDIWGEHDKEEEGGHASLNPHIAALRSVLMTYHVYSPELGYVQGMSDLLSPIYYVFDANEADAFWGLVGVMKMMESHFLRDQSGMRRQLSTLQQLVQLMDPELYAHLEQTEALNLFFVFRWILISFKREFKFENVIKLWEVLWTNYYSTNFVLFITLAVLHSHRDVILRYLTEFDEVLKYANDLSGTIDLDTTLAQAEVLFLSFRSIVEEIDQEAGEGGHSELRNRHGNESSEAGPSASSSTAVEARPARRTISPELRELLVSWQPTPAAVPEDNGPPSPASLL